In the genome of Chaetodon trifascialis isolate fChaTrf1 chromosome 21, fChaTrf1.hap1, whole genome shotgun sequence, the window TATTATGAGGAAAATCCCAGAATTTTACAGTTCTGGGAAGCATACACGAGGCACATAAGCGAGGAATTCTTTGGCTTAAACTAAACATGGCTGTTTTGCATGGCCTCTTAGGTGCTTGCAGTAACCAGGGATACTAGGGCTCCCTAGACTCTCTCTTATTTTAATTGACTTTGGCCTGCAGGAGGCTTGTGTCCATTCAAACCTTTCTGggcagagcgagagaggagggaggaacagAATGTGAATAGAGCTCCCTCAAAACCTAAAGAGTGCAGCCCACTAGAGCCGTTCTTGTTAGTTTGCTCATGGTCTTTGTTCTCCTTTCAGCCCTTCTGGCTAAATGTCTTCAAACAAGGCATTTGGGGGTTGTGAATCTTTCCGACAGGTTTATAGCAAAAATTGGACTTCATTTTTACAGTTAGTGTGGGAATAAGTGAGGAAGTACCTCTGATAATGTGAGCGTGATGCGATGACTGGATGTGTACTCTGTGTTCGTGTGGACGTTGGTGACCGAGCCATGTGGGACGATGCCAGGTGGGAGTCCAGGGTTGACAAGGGAGCAGGTGTCTATTAGATacagagcacagagggagagagggaggaggtggaagggaggggagggagcgAGGAGGATCACAAGAGCTCTTGGCATCTGCCTTACCTGCTGCCTCCCTTACAGTCCCCCTGCCAGTAAATGGAGGGAAACaggaggggagaaaagggaACAGACGAGGAAAATGTTGTGGAACAGGCAGCAAGTGAATGATTGACCATTGAcatggcagccatgtttttagGGTTATCCTCTCCCACAGGTTGTTCGTGGAGCGCTTCGTCGCTCTTTATCACGGCTCGGTTGCATTTGCTGTACGTCTGTTTTAAAGGATTCTTTCTCCACTCTGTTATAATGGATCATTTTTGTCTTCAAAGCATTGAAACACGAACATGTCTCTCCTCCAACTGGATAATCCAGTCAACATGCTGTCAACAGTTTCTATAGCTACTATTCCTTTGCTAAGATGGATTTATAGCTGATGCAAATGGATGGCGGCAGTCTCGCTGTTGATACTGAGAGCATGCATTTTAATTTATAGCTCAGCATCCACTGCCACAGTAGACAGATATATCGTACATTAGCCTATAGTCGCCACAGTAACTTTGTTTACACTCTTCCAGTTACTTTGTGATAGGAGTGCTTGCCTTGTTTCATGGTGGGAAGGAGCTTTGCAGTGGAAGTAGCTTTGGCTGATGTGTGTTATTGAAAAGGAGGAAACTGCTGAGCCTTTTTCTCAACTTGCCTCACGTTGTGTTCCCTCTCAAGGATCTCTACCAGCATGAGAAACTAGCAGTCCCAACTCACCATTGACAGTTCTTGCTCTCCCCTCATAGTAGATCTGAGGCTGCCATAGGTGCACATCATctagtgaagtgaagtgaagctaTGGAGGACCTTTTCAGAGCAGCACAAATGAAATTTGACTCCCTTCCATTGTATTGGAGTATGAATAGAAATCCTAGAGACAGACGTCTAAAACCAAAATAGTTAGACACCACTACAGGTAAGTAAGGAAATAtctgaactgtccctttaatctGAAGCCCCCTTTCTTTTAGTCGAGCAAAAGGGGACAGAATCAAGCTATTTAATCAGCACAGTTTAtctctctgcctcctgtctgTACGTGCGGTGAAAGGTGGGGTGGGGGAGCATTATCATTGGAAAGAGCATTGAACAACTGTCAGGGATGCAGTCCACGTCATTTGTCATGCCTCCCGGGGGCTTTATGACAGAGAGTGAAGCTGGAAGCTGCAGGCCCATCTACTGAACCACCCATCTAGTCCCAGCAGATGCGTTTACCGCCCTTCGCCGTGGCTGGCCATCAGGCTGCACAGCTGAGCACCAGAATATCAATACAGCTCAGACTCAGCCGGGCCCCTGGGACTATCTACAAGGCAAACAGGATAGGCTCCTCTCCTTATGGAAGCCAGAGACCCGTTGCCGCCAGGGAGACCAATGTAAACAGTGCAAAGAGATGCTCTGTAGCACCAAACGGCAGTTTGATTCACTCCAGAATAGTCACTGTGATTTTGGAGAGCTACCCCTAAGACGGTTATCTCCAGTTTTGGCTCTTCTCAGGGAGGGAAACAGATGAGTCTACTAAAGGGCCgtctgtgggaggagaggagaagaaaaacagtaatCCTTTTGTGTTCATCATCCGTACTGTCCTGAGAGATGCTCGggtaaaggaggaggaggaggagaaggaggaggggaagactGTGAGGAGTAACGGGTCGgctgttcctcctcctgtcatATGAAACCTGAAGTTTATCCTCTGAGTCAATGACAGAGTGGCTCTCCTTTAAACAGGCTGGtgctcagtggaggtggtaaTTTTGTGTGGTGATAAGCCCTTTATCTAATGGTGGGGTAGAATAATTCCTCCTTAAGTGGCAGCACTGgtgcttccctctctctcctctttttctctcgtTGTCTTAGATATGTATTGTCATTTCGCTGCTTGGCTCAGCGCCGTTGTTGCTTTTGTCTTGCGGCTGTTGATGTCGGTCTCGGTGTGAAACGAGGATACCGTCCCCTTAGCCAGACGGCCTCACGGTGGCACAGTTAGGGGACAAATTGTGGAGACATGTTTATCAACATAGAAGAAGTGCAAGTTACCCCTTGTTGGAAGAGAATAATGGGACCTAATTGAGCTGTAACATGCTGGCTGTTCGCCAGGCCCTTGAATTGAAAACTCACTCCATCAGAAGGAGTGAGTTGGGGAGGGGAGGGTGTTGAAACACTGCAGGACGTTCTAACATAGATGTGAAACTCGTAAACCTATTAGCCACGCTTGGACCTGGTTGTATTTAATTAAAACTACCCTACAAATCTGCACATCTACCTGCAAGTGTGATGTTTTTAGGTGAGGAGCGCCCGAGAGGCCTTTTCTGTCAAGCAAAGCACAGCCGCGGTGAAGTCAGATCAATCCTCTAGAGGAACAGCACAGCCTGTCTCCTGGCACCTGCCTTGCcaagaacaggaggaggaaggagggggaaagagagagagaaaaagagagggagcatGAGCGGGTgggaaggaggaaaaacccAGCTGCCTCTGCGCCTGAGCCCCGTGTTGCTTTTAAAGGAGTGGGagggaggtggggtgggggagagagggagaggcagggagaCTGCTGGCACCATCTGTACATGTCTTTTGTATTCCAGCCCTCATCTTTACACAGAGCGAGGCTGGTGTGCTCAGTGTTCaaatgaaaggagaggaggtgcCTTTTGGGGTGCGATGCTCTGAGAGGAGAAGGTGCACGTGTGTCGACGCTGAAATTCTGTTTTGTCCTCAGAAATTCGGCGCACTCGGAGGACATCTCACGTCCTATTTATTTTACCTCCGTGGGCGTTCATTTACGCCAGTGCGGTGTCTTTccttacgtgtgtgtgtgcgccagaGGGCTTATACCCTGTTTACAAGCACTCATGTGTGGTCAGATGTCTGGGTTGCCATGTTTGTGATAGGAGTCAGAAGCTTTTGTTTGTTCCTCCTCCCATCAGCCCCATTAGCCTGATGTCTCCCCTCTCACTGACTCACtcaacctttatttttttttatctctccctctctgtgtaaAATCTGCTGTGGCGGCCCGTCCTTGCATGTGGCAGCAGGGTGGATCTGCCTGCGAGGACAGCCTGCGCTGTCTGCTGTCATATTGACGTGGCTTTTTGCGCGAACCGCAGCTGAAATCACCAAGCACTCTGTTTCACCCACCTGCCCCTCCCTCGCTCCTCAGTCAGCCTAGAAGTGCTGTGAATCATAAGAGGAGGTGGCTGCCCTGCTCTTTGATTGAATCCAcattccctctctcctctgacGCCGCAGAGAGAGGCTAGAAGGAGGCACGGAaagcaagagggagagaaaaaggaaaagtgagTCTTTTGTAGTTGgcacagcacaaaaacatgcactgCAGATGAAAAGCATATGATTCGATCAAACGCGCTCTGTGGTAGCTGCCTAACCGAGCGGTAGGTAGGAAGGTGGGGAGAAGGGAAGGGCTAGAGTCCATCTGCAGGCCCAGAGTGAACCCTAGTGGCCACGAGCTGCAGTGACATGCTGGATTGAAGCTGATCTTTCATGTTGCAGCATAACGATGCATCCTTCCTATTGATCTGTGCTTTAAATTTTATTTGGATGGcaaaaaactgcatttaaatAAACCAATAATGCAATACATACATGTGTTTTACATGttagaaaaatgtatttatcagGGTAAAGACATGCTTGATGTCAGATACAATTTGGGGTTTGGTGGTAGACATTGCAAACAAATTCACCAGTATACATGTACTTTTACACAGTGAAGACTTAACTGATGATGAAGCATTATAAGTGCTGTGCTGTCACCTTCTACATTATGTCAGGGTTAAGTCTCTCACTGTTTGCGTTTATTCCCCCATACATGTCATTTCTAGGAAGTAGCAGTGACATAAAGTGATGGAACGCAACAGAAAAACACGACTGACAGTAAACAGGCAGCTAatgtgtgtctttctgctgGCGTGAATATAAGCGATGCAATGAACCTGCAATCCTGTTCCTCATCTGAATATGTCATAAAAGCATGATTTACATTCTTAAAGCCCAGTCAACATAAAGCAGCCTGTAAGCGAGATAAAAGCTTGTATTTGTCCAaaggaaaacattaaaatgacccttaaacagttcatttaagcaaacaaactgaaataaaatactaattaaaAGACACAACTGCACCTGGAATCCAGTCTTACTTTTACACTTTAGGCAATCTCAGACAAGGTCCTCAAATTTTTGAATTTGTTGTCATGATCACTCATGATTTTTTCTCACCTTATAGGATgtttaagtgtttatttttggAGATACTTGCACAGACAGGACTCCCCGAATTGTCATAGGGTGTTTTGCTTTCTACATCATTTTGTCAGTCAGGCCATTGCTTTTTAATTTTATATCCACATTTGCTCAGAAGCTTCTGTTCCTAATTTGTTGTTTCGTCGCCCTCCTCTTCTCACACAATCACTTTTTGCAGGTTTCTGCAGCGCTTGCAGTAGAGGGCTATTACCTCTGCAGTTATTTCTCACAGGACTCCGACAGCACTGAAACACTCTTCCCCTGCTCTTTTTTCCAGCGCTTCTGTCCTCCTGGTGCGAGGAGCTGggacgcctcctcctcctccgtcaccAGAAGAACAGGCAGAACGAGCCTCCAGGAAAAGTGCCCATGCAGCCTCCCATGAGCTCCATGAAACCCAGCCTCTCACACGGGTCAGTGttcacactgctgcactttttggcttgtgtgcgaggtgtgtttgtatgtgtgtgttgggtgtgtGAACAGACAAACCAGGCCCTCAGGGAAAGCCCTTCCTCTCCGCATGAATCCTGGTGTTCCTTATGGATCAGTGGCCAGACAAACTGCCAGACTAACTGCTTGTAGCACAGTCAGTAGGGACAAACAGTACCTCTAGACCCCTAGTGCATGTAGTTAATAATTACAACACAATGTTTGTGCATTTCAGCAGGAAGAACGTGCTTTTATTTTAGAATCCCAACAATAAAACCTTTGTCTTTCCCCATTATTCAGCCAGTGCAAATATACTTACAACGAATGTGCTTTTGTGCACGGTAAATATTTGTGCAGTGACGCAGGCCACATTTTGTTTTGCCtacatgatgtgtttttatccGTCCCATGCAGAGATGGGTCTTTTCCCTACGACTCAGTTCCCTGGCAACAGAACACCAATCAGCCTCCAGGTTCGTTGTCCGTGGTGACTACCGTGTGGGGCGTGACCAACACGTCGCAGAGCCAGGTGAGATCATGTAGCTGCTCAGCAGATTAAAAGTGTGTCTGAGTGGACTGCATCTGACAGCCATTGTGATGTCATGGCAGCAAGTTCATTTGAGTTCCGTCATCCAGTTTGGATTGTAGGACATTCACGTCATCTGTTCTCAACATTTACACATATttatctctttgtgtctttgccCAACAGGTGTTGGGGAATCCTATGGCTAACAACAACAATCCCATGAACCCTGGGGGCAACCCAATGGGCTCAGGTATGTCTGGTAACAATCCAGGGATGAACTCTCCTCAGTTCCCCGGTCCTCAGCAGCAGTTCCCCAACAAAGGGAACTCTAACCAGGCCTACATGCAGCAGGGCATGTACGGACGACCCAACTACCCCGGAGGAGGAGGCTTTGGTGGCAAGTAAGTGGACTGTGGATTAGCACTGATATTTGCAATGATTAAAACTTCCTCCAAGACATTATTCTGACTATCAGTTAAAATGGTCGCACTCTTCCAGCATGGTGGCATGAGGTCATTTCCTATTTTCTGTTACTCTTTGTCACAGTTACCCTGGAGGGCCTAATGCTGGACCTGGAGGGATGGGCATCCCTCCACACCCCCGTCCTCCTTCAGACTTCACCCAGCCTGCCGCGGCAGCTGCCGCCGCCGCAgttgctgctgccgccgccacAGCAACCGCCACTGCCACAGCGACTGTAGCTGCCCTGCAAGAAACCCAGAACAAGGACATGAACCAATACGGGCCGGTAGGACGCGACAAACAACTAATAGCACCTGTGTGTGAACATCTGTGTTCTTAAAGAAAAATTATTGACTTTGCCTTTCAGTGCCAGTAATACGACTAGAACAGGAAGCTGAGAGAAGTGGATTTAGGCTTATTGTTGAAAAAGGCATAATTAGTGTTAAGGGTGAATAATTAGCACAAGTAGTAATAGAGCCAAATAGCACATTTAGCTTTAACAAAAGctaacaagcacacacattttagaacatttttgtcttttgttacTTAGaagatttttgtcttttatgatTTTGAATAGACTCTATTACCAGCAAAATTTGCCGCATTGACAGTCAGCTCAGAGATGGTTGATTGAACCCTTTTTGTCTTCCAGATGAGTTCCTCTTTCCAGATGGCACCAAACCAGGCGTACAACAGCCAGTTCATGAACCAGCCAGGACCCCGCggccctccatccctccctggGAACATGGGCACAGGCATGAATGCGTCCAACATGAGTGGGCCCCCAATGGGAATGAACCAGCCAAGGGGCCAAGGCATGGGACCTTTCGGGGCCCACGGCCAAAGAATGCCCCAGCAAGGTTATGCAGGACCCCGGCCTCAGGGCATGGCCATGCAGGGTATGAAAAGACCGTACCCAGGAGAGGTGAGTGGATGTGAAATCAACACTTTCACCTTCAATTTTTAGCTTCTTTGCTGtatattgaaaatgtttgtcatcACTGCATCCACAGCCAAACTACGGTGGGCAGCAATATGGACCAAATAACCAGTTTCCCAACCAGCAGGGGCAGTACCCCACACCCAACGCGTCTAGGCCGCTGCCGTCCCCGAACTACCCTGGCCAGAGGATGCcaggacagcagctgcagggccAGTACCCACCACCCAGCGGTGCCATGGGCCAGTACTATAAGGTACAGTGATCCTGCTATCTGATAATCATGATGGTGATGTGATGATTGCGGGGTATCATATCAAAAACATGTCTGCAATTTCAACGTGGTGTCAGTAGCTTTTTGGTCAAAATAAAGAGATtaatttggagaaaaaaaataatttctaaTCTGTTTTGTCAAATTACAGCAAGAGCCGCCTTTTAATGGCCAAACAAATAACTTCTCTGGGAGTGGATACCAGTACAACCAGGGTAGTATGAATGGGGTAAGTGCATTTTTACACCAATTTTGTGTCATTACATCATACTTGTAGTTGTGCTGTCTACAGCCTGTGATCATTTGACTGACTAATCGATTGTGTTCATTATAGCCGCCCAGACCAGTGGGCAACTACCCTCACTCCCCAGTGCCAGGCAACCCAACTCCTCCAATGACCCCAGGAAGCAACATCCCTCCATACCTGTCGCCAAACCAGGACGTGAAGCCACCCTTCCCTCCTGACATCAAACCAAATATGACcgctctccctccccctccaggTTAGTAACTGGAAAATGTCAGATGAAGAAATCTGAGCAGTGATTAATTCCTTTTAACGGTCTTAACGCTCTTCTTTAACCATGTAGCCAACCACAACGAGGAGCTGCGCCTGACGTTCCCAGTGCGGGACGGGGTAGTCCTAGAGCCCTTCAGGCTAGAGCATAACCTGGCTGTCAGCAACCACGTCTTCCACTTACGGCCATCTGTACACCAGACGCTCATGTGGAGGTAAGACACCATGCACTACATCAACATATAGTATATTTCTAAATATTCCTCCCAGATATTTCATCTGTTGTTAGAGCTTCATGATACCATCATATTCTTTCTCCCCATTCCTGTGGCTTCCTTTTGACAATTGCAGTTTTAGGTCTCTGGAAACAGTTGGCAGTACCAACACAACATTCTCTGGCTCAGTAAAATCGCTTTTCAAATGCAAGAACTGTTCCAGGAAACCAAACGCTAGTTGTCACTACAATCAACGCTCGAACTAGAGATGGCAATTTCTTTGATTGATTTTAATGGTTGTCGTGACAGTAATACGGATGATATCTCGACTGGTCTGAAAAGCGAGATTAAGAGAGGCTgttagagggagagagagggagcaagagacCTTAAACTGTGGTTAAAGTGGTTACACTTCTAGAAATTTTGTGGAAATACATATATGAATGTGGAAAAATAACTTTTAACCCCTTATTCAGTTCCTGGGGCTTACAGCGCCTTATAAGTAATATCACATGGGATCCCACAGGATGCTTCTCTATGGTCAATACTATTTTCTCTTTACCAGACCAGCCTTGTTTAAATCACGTCTTCAGTTTAAGACCCTATTGTTCTAACAGTTTGCAAAAATTATCTCAGTTTCTTCCATTGTTCTTGTTGGTCTCTCTGATCATTTGATTCTCTTGTGGGAAATCTGGCTTCACTTAAGAATTGAGAACCAAACCAAAGGGTATTCCTCAATTCCTCTTAACCTTTGGCAAGCCgagtaaaaaaaaaggttgtgaaTTCATACTGTCTACAGCTGagaattaataaaaaaaatcaaaccgcCATTATTCCCAGCTACCTCGGAAAAGGTCAtccatgcattcatttcctCTGATTTATTGTAATTCGCCTTACTCCCCTCTCAAGCAGAATTCACTCTCTTATCCAGAGCTTCATCAAGATCGTGAAATGATGAAACTTTCTGGTGTCAAACCGTGAAATCACATCATCCACTTGTTTTAGAATTATTAGGAGGCTGGAAAGGAAGAAGCATCATATGCTAGCACCGACAGGCTCTAGAATAAACAGTTGAAGGAGATCTTGCCCTTATTATTACTGCTTATAGTTTAATAGGATCTGCGTTCATAAAGTTTGTCCATACAGATGTTTCATCATGTGCAACCAAGTGCCATTAAACCATCCATAACACTTACCAATTTACATTCTTTCTTTGCTTGTCTGTGCAGATCCGACCTGGAGCTGCAGTTTAAGTGCTACCACCACGAAGACCGGCAGATGAACACCAACTGGCCGGCGTCGGTCCAAGTCAGCGTAAACGCCACGCCGCTCACCATCGAGCGGGGCGACAACAAGACCTCCCACAAACCCCTGCACTTGAAACACGTATGCCAGCCAGGAAGGAACACAATCCAGATCACGgtcactgcctgctgctgtgtgagtacACAAATCTCCAGAACTAATAAAAGGAGGTTTATCCAGACACAAATGGTAGTCAGCAGATAAATTAAAGTCGGATATGAAAAACATACCTGCAGATGATATTTAATGCTGAAGCTTAGAACGAAATAAAAAATCGATCTGTCTGGTCTTTTTTTCAACTAGATACACATGTTGAAACAGTAAAGAAACCATAAAGTACACCGTATGAGGATGTTTGTGATGGTGACAGtttgtttcctcctgcagtcgcacttgtttgtgctgcagctggtccACAGGCCCTCAGTTCGCTCTGTCCTCCAGGGCTTACTGAAGAAGAGGCTTCTGCCTGCAGAGCACTGCATCACCAAAGGTACATGCCAAAGAACGCGCTCACGTTTTGCAGCCTAATGTCCTGATCGATCTCAGAGTCCTTGCTTATGcgctttatttttctcctcGTGCATCAAAGTTAAGAGGAACTTCAGCAGCGTAGCGGCATCATCAGGCAACGCGACGCTCAACGGAGAGGACGGCGTGGAGCAGACGGCCATTAAGGTTTCCCTCAAATGTCCAATCACCTTCCGGCGAATACAGCTTCCAGCAAGAGGCCATGACTGCAAACATGTCCAGGTAAGCACCGCAGGGAGAAATAAACACTGAGAGTCAAGGATCTGATGGCTTGAAAGCATAAGAGGTAAtgtttctgcattaaaatgtcgAAAAACAATTAGACCTTTGCTATGTATTGTGTTGAGTTGAGTACTTGCATTATCCCGaatgtttccatcactgttcAAGATAACAGTGCGTTTCACTATGTCATATATCATTGATGACAACAAcgtttttttcttgttcttgcAGTGTTTTGATTTGGAATCATATTTACAACTGAACTGCGAGAGGGGGACATGGCGATGTCCTGTATGCAAGTAAGTATACCCGGCTTCGATACATAACagtgtcttctctgtctgtagTTTTGACTGTGATCCACGTCGTCGTCTCTCTCAGCATGTTAAGCCCTGTGTCTCTTCTCTGCTCAGTAAAACAGCATTGTTAGAGGGACTCGAAGTGGACCAGTACATGTGGGGAATCTTGAACGCCATTCAAAAGTAAGCTGAGACAAGAAACTAATTTGTAATGTCTTTGTCTTCATGTCCATGTATCATAACTTTGATTTAACCTATATTTCACCAGCTCGGAGTTTGAGGAGGTGACCATTGACCCGACGTGTAGTTGGCGGCCGGTGGCGATCAAATCTGATATCCACATCAAGGAGGACCCAGACGGACCACTGGCCAAGAGGTTTAAAACGATGAGTCCAAGCCAGATGATCATGCCCAATGTGATGGAGATGATAGCCCAGCTGGGCCCCGGACCGTCGCCGTACCCATTACTGTCGTCTCAGCAAGGGGGCAACAACAACGAATACAGCAACCAAGGTAGGACGCagacacgcaaacagagtttacATGTTCTAAACTCTGGGTTGTCACGCTGCAAAATGAGGTTCAAATAACTAAGAAATATACATatgaactgttttcattttgtttgctaGGCAACAGCTACCAAGGGCACGGGAACTTCCCTGACTTCCCTCACGTCACCCCTGGTGGTACGTCGATGAATGACTTCATGCACGGCCCCCAACTGTCTCACCCACCTGACATGCCCAGCAGCCTGATGGCCCAAGACAAGCCGCTCTCCCACAACATGCCTGACTCAGTGAGTCCTCCCACCGTTTCATTTATCAACGCTTCATTTCAGCCTGTCCTTTCTTCTctggctgctttgttttgttctgttttccacctttatatttattttgcgAAGTTAAGGTCATCATACTCAGGTGAAGTTACAAAGACTATGATCAATTCTGAATTCACTCAACAATTTGAAGGTGTCACCAAACTTGTGAAGGgtctttttcactcttttcaggCACTTTTTAGACTAAGCTATGAATCATTCTAATGACTGATAACTGATTAATATGTAATCAAAATAACTGAGAGATGTATTTCCCACCCGTCTGTGCAGTTACCTCACTCTGCCACCAACGACCAGTCGCAtggtcctctgcagcagagcttaCATGCATCTCCACACCCTGGGAGCCAATCAGGGCAGCAGCTACACCACAGCGGGCCTCCACAGCCGTCACGACAAGCTCCACCTcctcagccacagcagcagccacccCAGCCCGGCCCCAACAACCACGGCCACGGCGACCTGGCCTTCAACCCCTCCAGCAGTTTGGACAGCCAGGCGGGGACGGACATGCCCGAGCCATCTTTAGACGTGAGtcctgacaaacagcagagatcTTCAAAGCCCGTCTTTAAATCATCTGTTCGCTTGAATGTCTAACTGAttctcctccatcttcacaGCTTCTTCCAGAGCTCGCTAACCCGGATGAGCTGTTGTCATACCTGGATCCACCGGACCTCCCCAGCAATAGCAACGACGACCTTCTATCGCTCTTCGAAAACAACTGAGGCaattcagacacacagaaacttTTCTGACTGCCTGCAGCTTCCCTGAGATCCCAGGGCGGTCGCTCAGTACTTGATAAACACAAAGATGCactccctttctcttcttcctcttgtaCAGTTTTCATTGGCCAGCGCAGATTGACTGAAAGAGGTTCAAACTCAAAGACACGGCGGGACGCGAGGGGGTCGCCCCGCCCTCTCACCCCGTGGCGATACTTTTGAACTGTGCAGCTATACtcagttgatttttttatttacgCCACACAtaggtgtatgtgtgcacactaGGAACGTGTTGTagcattttttattcatgttttgtttccttttgagAAAAAGGAGTTCACTGTATAAAACcgaaaaatgactgaaaaaaaaaacccctgcgCTATCTGGCCAGTGTGCGTTATGTCCATTTTGTTATTCCAGTCTGAGAGGCCACAGCTTCCTGGTGTCACAGCTCCATTCCCTGACTGCTCTGGTTAGTCGCACTGTTTTTTGTCCATCAGACATCATTTAAAAGCACAAAGAGATTTTggcaatgcaaaaaaaaaaaaaaaaaaaaggaaaatcattacagaagaaaacagatcaATTAGATCAGCGTGTCTGTCCTTGACTAAaagttttttaaattttttgcTCTTCTGCCAACATTTTAAAACGACTTTTGAGAATGATTGGCTTCCACTTTTTCCACAATTTGATACGCACATATTTTTGTCAAAAAGAGTTGATATCCCTGCTTTCCAGCCCTCTGAGGGTTGACAGCTGGCATGCAGATTTTGGCCCCTCacgaaaacaaaaaaacctttaTATTGCATACCAAGAATAGCATATCTGCACTTCTACATATTGTATAGCTATCGTCCTCCTGTACAGAGGAGTGattttaaaggaaatgaaaggtACAATATGAGAGATTGGGGTTCCTGTAACGATCCTGCTGCGTTTACTGCTTGCTGCTACAGCTCCTTCCATGCCATCTGCTCTGCATGAGCCCCGGTGTCGCTCGTGTCAGCATTTTTGCAACGTTGCATCTCTCTCCTTGTTAAATGATGTGCTGTTTAAGTAGTCTACAAAGTGCATGTGTGCCAAGCCTGTGTCTAGTGCTGTTCCAagtgggttaaaaaaaaaaaggaaaaaaagatcTGGTGGTTTTTATCAGTTGCTGTTTCCACAGCTCTCTCgtttgtacatttgtttttgatttctgTCAGATTTAGTATGATTTATTTAACACTAACTTTGAAGGGATAATGCTGATATCAGCaatgcattttttatgtatttgctGGATATACTGTGTTAcgtttatttgttttcttgttcttgttgcTGCATAATTAAACTATCCATAAATCTTTTGGGAAACTGCTCAACATCACCAAAGTTAGAGGGAGGAGAATGCAGACGTTTGTGTTCGCTTGGTcctgtgtgagagtgtgcgagtgcgtgtgtgtgtgtgagtgtgtg includes:
- the LOC139349415 gene encoding zinc finger MIZ domain-containing protein 1-like isoform X3, with protein sequence MQPPMSSMKPSLSHGDGSFPYDSVPWQQNTNQPPGSLSVVTTVWGVTNTSQSQVLGNPMANNNNPMNPGGNPMGSGMSGNNPGMNSPQFPGPQQQFPNKGNSNQAYMQQGMYGRPNYPGGGGFGGNYPGGPNAGPGGMGIPPHPRPPSDFTQPAAAAAAAAVAAAAATATATATATVAALQETQNKDMNQYGPMSSSFQMAPNQAYNSQFMNQPGPRGPPSLPGNMGTGMNASNMSGPPMGMNQPRGQGMGPFGAHGQRMPQQGYAGPRPQGMAMQGMKRPYPGEPNYGGQQYGPNNQFPNQQGQYPTPNASRPLPSPNYPGQRMPGQQLQGQYPPPSGAMGQYYKQEPPFNGQTNNFSGSGYQYNQGSMNGPPRPVGNYPHSPVPGNPTPPMTPGSNIPPYLSPNQDVKPPFPPDIKPNMTALPPPPANHNEELRLTFPVRDGVVLEPFRLEHNLAVSNHVFHLRPSVHQTLMWRSDLELQFKCYHHEDRQMNTNWPASVQVSVNATPLTIERGDNKTSHKPLHLKHVCQPGRNTIQITVTACCCSHLFVLQLVHRPSVRSVLQGLLKKRLLPAEHCITKVKRNFSSVAASSGNATLNGEDGVEQTAIKVSLKCPITFRRIQLPARGHDCKHVQCFDLESYLQLNCERGTWRCPVCNKTALLEGLEVDQYMWGILNAIQNSEFEEVTIDPTCSWRPVAIKSDIHIKEDPDGPLAKRFKTMSPSQMIMPNVMEMIAQLGPGPSPYPLLSSQQGGNNNEYSNQGNSYQGHGNFPDFPHVTPGGTSMNDFMHGPQLSHPPDMPSSLMAQDKPLSHNMPDSLPHSATNDQSHGPLQQSLHASPHPGSQSGQQLHHSGPPQPSRQAPPPQPQQQPPQPGPNNHGHGDLAFNPSSSLDSQAGTDMPEPSLDLLPELANPDELLSYLDPPDLPSNSNDDLLSLFENN